The following are from one region of the Myxococcota bacterium genome:
- a CDS encoding sulfatase gives MNLLKSRAFALVAVLVLALLYVWNQLEIQQDPRPLGTVEDVKKLAERDDLNVLFILIDTLRSDRLGSYGYERDTSPYMDYLADTGARFALHRAQSSWTKCSMASLWTGLNPLRTGVERFADALAEEATTPAEIFKAAGYTTAGIWRNGWLAPNFQFGQGFDMYVNPYRQQAPKSLRREARAGRIDGTDIDLVFSGLEFLRSNTDRKFFLYVHLMDVHQYVTVEELSVFGTSYSDFYDNSILWTDKQVQALIGGLEKLGLREKTLIVIASDHGEAFGEHGREGHARDLHPEVTYTPFILSFPFRLEPGIVVEEASHNVDVWPTLLDLLNLPPLSPVDGRSYVAEMTNDAPGDHPDIGVDFLDRTWGRMSEEPDPILAFREGNLRMVYHVNDPEKSELYDLATDPGEKRPLPIDHPEVERLKQMAADEVARGVAWSAGDAPTVEIDDLSLKQLRALGYEIE, from the coding sequence GTGAACCTTCTGAAGTCGAGAGCGTTCGCCCTCGTGGCGGTGCTCGTCTTGGCGCTCCTCTACGTCTGGAACCAGCTCGAGATCCAACAGGATCCTCGCCCGCTGGGAACGGTCGAAGACGTCAAGAAGCTCGCAGAACGGGATGACCTGAACGTCCTGTTCATCCTGATCGACACCCTGCGATCCGATCGCCTGGGTTCGTACGGGTACGAGCGCGACACCAGTCCCTACATGGACTACCTGGCCGACACCGGGGCGCGCTTCGCGCTGCACCGCGCCCAGTCGTCGTGGACGAAGTGCTCGATGGCGTCGCTGTGGACGGGCCTGAACCCGCTGCGCACGGGCGTCGAGCGCTTCGCGGACGCGCTGGCCGAAGAAGCCACCACGCCCGCCGAGATCTTCAAGGCCGCCGGCTACACGACGGCCGGTATCTGGCGAAACGGTTGGCTCGCTCCCAACTTCCAGTTCGGCCAGGGGTTCGACATGTACGTGAACCCCTACCGCCAGCAGGCGCCGAAGTCGCTCCGACGCGAAGCCCGCGCCGGCCGGATCGACGGCACAGACATCGACCTCGTCTTCTCGGGGCTCGAGTTCTTGCGCTCGAACACCGACCGCAAGTTCTTCCTCTACGTCCATCTGATGGACGTGCACCAGTACGTGACCGTCGAGGAACTCTCGGTCTTCGGCACGAGCTACTCGGACTTCTACGACAATTCCATCCTGTGGACCGACAAGCAGGTCCAGGCGCTGATCGGCGGGCTCGAGAAGCTCGGCCTTCGCGAGAAGACGCTGATCGTGATCGCGTCGGACCACGGGGAGGCCTTCGGGGAGCACGGCCGCGAGGGTCACGCCCGGGATCTCCACCCGGAAGTCACCTACACGCCGTTCATCTTGAGCTTCCCCTTTCGCCTCGAACCAGGCATTGTGGTCGAGGAAGCGAGCCACAACGTGGATGTTTGGCCGACGCTCCTCGACCTCCTCAACCTGCCCCCGCTGTCCCCGGTGGACGGGCGCTCGTACGTCGCCGAAATGACGAACGACGCCCCGGGAGACCACCCGGACATCGGTGTGGACTTTCTGGACCGCACCTGGGGCCGCATGAGCGAAGAGCCGGACCCGATCCTGGCGTTCCGCGAAGGCAACCTCCGCATGGTCTACCACGTGAACGATCCCGAGAAGAGCGAGCTCTACGACCTCGCCACGGATCCTGGGGAGAAGCGGCCGCTGCCCATCGACCACCCGGAGGTCGAGCGGCTGAAGCAGATGGCCGCCGACGAAGTGGCGCGCGGCGTCGCGTGGTCGGCCGGCGACGCTCCGACGGTCGAGATCGACGATCTCAGCCTGAAACAACTCCGAGCCCTTGGATACGAGATCGAATGA
- a CDS encoding tetratricopeptide repeat protein, producing the protein MSETSRTAVPEGHRNPRGSRLFALICALIPLLGAIACGTDPAEQARELIKAGELDPALEILREAVEKNPDDPQINLMYGRALITNQQPSLAAWPLRRAASHPDYAVPANMALAHSLVNTNNNHDAVRAAERILAIEPDNKEAVRLRLRARQQNRDNPEAIEDLDLLIAAFPDELNLREQKFSALVDLERFDDAASELKALRTAVEARDDIGDHAFALLCTREAGLERSRGEEEAAEAKIEACLADHPESQAVFLTAVEFFDAVRKPERALEILRTKAEERPNDMELFRAISVRLADMGERDEARKMLEDAADRLQTPKSWLLLRNFLIDEDDLPGAKRASDQLLGAFARHPVDSANFDYARIPEQHLFESAIVMAINGDYERAREMQSKLTEKSLDGLLEARLLYEQGQLAEALDVWEEAFRAFPSNAGARYLAGIAALRLGEDGRAIEHLRNSLRADSSATDAGFVLARVHTARGEPKLALDPLNYHMLGHPDDIQALRVQARLAARVGNNEVLGAARSGLAVNHNRVGEAVADQARDLDALNGPERALEFLEKDVTIELDDVANIEALAAWFERMARLGRAEEGLPRVEKVVEAHPDVADVQALHGVALVLLERPADGRGALERALAIDAEHKQALMARAQLDREDGKLEAASTGYEAAFDADPRDPTPIYALAEMWIGAGNHDRATTRLRELLIDQPWEGRAAQQLAALRLEGGDHGDETLRDAQQASIFFADPGPDAFETLGRVQLAREETQAAVQSLRRAASLSGGRPGGLYRIGSALADAGDQDAAIRSFETALAMGEFPEAEQTRAALDALRPAPEG; encoded by the coding sequence ATGTCCGAGACGTCACGAACCGCGGTCCCCGAGGGGCATCGGAATCCCCGGGGGAGCCGCCTCTTCGCACTGATCTGCGCCCTGATCCCGCTGCTGGGGGCGATCGCCTGCGGAACCGACCCCGCGGAGCAGGCGCGCGAGCTGATCAAGGCCGGCGAGCTCGATCCGGCGCTCGAGATCCTGCGGGAGGCCGTGGAGAAGAATCCGGACGATCCGCAGATCAACCTGATGTACGGCCGGGCGCTGATCACCAATCAACAGCCCAGCCTGGCGGCCTGGCCTCTACGCCGCGCGGCCTCCCACCCGGACTACGCCGTGCCGGCCAACATGGCGCTGGCCCATTCGTTGGTGAACACGAACAACAACCACGACGCCGTCCGCGCTGCCGAGCGCATCCTCGCCATCGAACCGGACAACAAGGAGGCGGTCCGGCTCCGTCTGCGCGCACGCCAGCAGAACCGCGACAACCCGGAGGCCATCGAGGATCTCGACCTGCTGATCGCGGCCTTCCCCGACGAACTGAATCTGCGCGAGCAGAAGTTCAGCGCGCTCGTCGACCTCGAGCGATTCGACGACGCCGCGTCGGAGCTGAAAGCGCTCCGGACGGCAGTCGAAGCGCGCGACGACATCGGCGACCACGCCTTCGCGCTCCTGTGCACGCGAGAGGCCGGGCTCGAGCGCAGCCGCGGCGAAGAGGAAGCGGCGGAAGCGAAGATCGAAGCGTGTCTGGCCGATCACCCCGAGAGCCAGGCGGTCTTCCTGACGGCGGTCGAGTTCTTCGACGCGGTTCGCAAGCCCGAGCGCGCCCTCGAGATCCTGCGCACGAAAGCCGAGGAACGACCGAACGACATGGAGTTGTTCCGCGCCATCTCGGTGCGGCTCGCCGACATGGGCGAGCGGGATGAAGCGCGGAAGATGCTCGAGGACGCGGCGGATCGCCTGCAAACCCCGAAGAGCTGGCTCCTGCTCCGCAACTTCCTGATCGACGAGGACGACCTGCCGGGCGCGAAGCGAGCCTCGGACCAGCTACTCGGTGCGTTCGCCCGCCATCCGGTCGACAGCGCCAACTTCGACTACGCGCGCATCCCGGAACAGCACCTGTTCGAGAGCGCGATCGTCATGGCCATCAACGGCGACTACGAACGCGCCCGCGAGATGCAGTCGAAGCTCACCGAGAAGTCCCTCGACGGTCTGCTCGAAGCGCGCCTGCTCTACGAACAGGGTCAGCTCGCCGAGGCCCTCGACGTCTGGGAAGAGGCCTTCCGCGCCTTCCCATCGAACGCGGGCGCCCGCTACCTGGCGGGGATCGCCGCGCTCCGCCTCGGGGAAGACGGCCGCGCCATCGAACACCTCCGGAATTCCCTGCGCGCCGATTCGTCGGCGACCGACGCGGGTTTCGTCCTCGCGCGGGTCCACACCGCGCGGGGGGAGCCGAAGCTCGCGCTCGATCCGCTGAACTACCACATGCTCGGTCACCCCGATGACATCCAGGCGCTGCGCGTGCAGGCACGGCTGGCGGCGCGGGTGGGGAACAACGAGGTGCTCGGCGCCGCCCGCTCGGGCCTGGCGGTCAACCACAACCGGGTCGGCGAGGCCGTGGCCGACCAGGCGCGCGACCTCGACGCCCTGAACGGCCCGGAGCGCGCCCTCGAGTTCCTCGAGAAGGACGTCACGATCGAGCTCGACGACGTCGCGAACATCGAAGCCCTCGCCGCCTGGTTCGAGCGCATGGCGCGACTCGGGCGAGCCGAGGAGGGACTGCCGCGGGTCGAGAAGGTGGTCGAGGCGCATCCGGACGTCGCCGACGTGCAGGCGCTTCACGGGGTGGCACTCGTTCTGCTCGAGCGGCCCGCCGATGGACGCGGGGCGTTGGAGCGCGCCCTGGCGATCGACGCCGAACACAAGCAGGCGTTGATGGCGCGGGCGCAGCTCGACCGCGAAGACGGGAAGCTCGAAGCGGCGAGCACCGGCTACGAAGCGGCCTTCGATGCGGATCCGCGCGACCCGACACCGATCTACGCGCTCGCCGAGATGTGGATCGGCGCTGGGAACCACGATCGGGCCACCACGCGGCTGCGCGAGCTCCTGATAGACCAGCCGTGGGAGGGGCGCGCCGCCCAGCAGCTCGCCGCGCTCCGCCTCGAGGGCGGCGATCACGGCGACGAGACCCTGCGCGACGCCCAACAGGCCTCGATCTTCTTCGCCGATCCGGGTCCCGACGCGTTCGAGACCCTGGGCCGCGTCCAGCTGGCGCGCGAAGAGACCCAGGCGGCCGTCCAGTCGCTACGACGCGCCGCGTCGCTGAGCGGCGGGCGTCCCGGCGGGCTCTACCGCATCGGTTCGGCGCTCGCCGACGCGGGCGACCAGGACGCCGCGATCCGCAGCTTCGAGACCGCACTGGCGATGGGCGAGTTCCCGGAAGCCGAGCAGACGCGCGCCGCACTCGACGCATTGCGCCCCGCGCCGGAGGGTTGA
- a CDS encoding FAD-dependent oxidoreductase, with protein MTDLPRRASAVIIGGGVAGCSVAYHLAQRGWTDVVLLERQRLTCGTTWHAAGLVGLLRASHNLSRLARYSAELYARLEAETGQATGYARTGSLSVARTPERLEELLRGASMARAFEIDAREVSIDEVARRWPIAHTDDLAGAVEIPGDGQVSPVDVTLALAAGARQRGARLVENSPVTAVRTRGGRVCAVVTARGEIETDVVVNCGGMWARELARGVGVSVPLHAAEHFYLITEPVPGVADALPTLRDPDGCAYFKVEAGGKLLVGFFEPEARPWGQSGIPEGFAFDSLPENWPHLEPWIAEAARRVPALETVGIRQFFNGPESFTPDDRYLLGEAPELGGYYVAAGFNSVGIASAGGAGRALADWIVDGHPGMDLQDVDLRRFEPFHANPDYLEDRTVESLGLLYAMHWPHRQYATARGARRSPLHDRLARAGACFSELAGWERPYFYGSPSGFGSPSAPPRLDYSYRRPPWFDHVAIEHQAVRTAVGVFDQTSFGKLLLDGPDAETVLDRVCAADLCIEPGRVVYTAWLNERGGMESDLTVTRLDEQRFWIVTGAAQRVRDEAWLRSRIAPGERVSLSDITSAWAVLGVMGPRARDLLQSLTDADLSNDAFPFATSQEIALGYARVRAHRITYVGELGFELYIPSEFAVGVLDTLTAAGAEHGLQLAGYQALDALRMEKAYRHWGHDVTPEDTPLEAGLGFAVDWESGRDFIGRDALFAQRERGVRKRLVGFRLNESGALLFHDEPVWRDGECVGHITSGAFGHQLGAALGLGYVRAPEPDAPVRPDWIRAGTYELEVAGRRISAEASLRPWFDPTGARVRA; from the coding sequence ATGACTGATCTGCCGCGCCGCGCTTCGGCCGTCATCATCGGCGGCGGCGTGGCGGGCTGTAGTGTCGCCTATCATCTGGCGCAGCGCGGCTGGACCGACGTGGTCCTGCTCGAACGCCAGCGGCTGACCTGCGGCACCACCTGGCACGCCGCCGGGCTGGTCGGCCTGCTGCGCGCCTCCCACAACCTCTCGCGTCTCGCGCGCTACTCGGCCGAGCTCTACGCGCGCCTCGAAGCTGAGACCGGCCAGGCGACGGGTTACGCGCGGACCGGGTCGCTGTCGGTCGCGCGAACGCCGGAGCGCCTCGAAGAGCTGTTGCGTGGGGCGTCCATGGCGCGCGCCTTCGAGATCGACGCCCGTGAGGTGAGCATCGATGAGGTCGCGCGGCGTTGGCCGATCGCGCACACCGACGATCTCGCGGGTGCCGTGGAGATTCCGGGGGACGGTCAGGTGAGCCCCGTCGACGTCACCCTCGCGCTGGCCGCGGGGGCCCGGCAGCGCGGCGCCCGACTCGTCGAGAACAGCCCGGTCACCGCGGTCCGCACGCGTGGCGGTCGGGTTTGCGCCGTGGTCACCGCCCGGGGCGAGATCGAGACCGATGTCGTGGTGAACTGCGGCGGGATGTGGGCGCGCGAGCTGGCCCGCGGCGTCGGCGTGTCGGTCCCGCTCCATGCTGCCGAGCACTTCTACCTCATCACGGAACCCGTCCCCGGTGTGGCCGACGCGCTCCCGACGCTTCGGGACCCGGACGGCTGCGCCTACTTCAAGGTCGAGGCCGGCGGGAAGCTGCTGGTCGGGTTCTTCGAGCCCGAAGCGCGACCGTGGGGGCAGTCTGGCATTCCCGAAGGCTTCGCCTTCGATTCCCTACCCGAGAACTGGCCGCACCTCGAGCCCTGGATCGCCGAAGCCGCCCGACGGGTGCCCGCTCTGGAGACCGTCGGTATCCGCCAGTTCTTCAATGGCCCCGAGAGCTTCACCCCGGACGATCGCTACCTGCTGGGCGAAGCGCCCGAACTCGGCGGCTACTACGTCGCGGCGGGCTTCAACTCCGTGGGAATCGCTTCCGCCGGGGGAGCGGGACGCGCCCTCGCCGACTGGATCGTCGACGGCCACCCGGGCATGGACCTCCAGGATGTCGACCTGCGCCGGTTCGAGCCCTTCCACGCCAACCCCGACTACCTCGAAGACCGGACGGTGGAGTCCCTGGGCCTGCTCTACGCCATGCACTGGCCCCATCGCCAGTACGCGACGGCGCGGGGAGCCCGGCGGTCGCCCCTTCACGATCGGCTCGCGCGGGCAGGCGCCTGTTTCTCCGAGCTGGCCGGCTGGGAACGCCCATACTTCTATGGGAGTCCGAGCGGATTTGGGAGCCCCAGTGCCCCTCCGAGGCTCGACTACAGCTACCGGCGGCCGCCCTGGTTCGACCACGTCGCGATCGAACACCAGGCGGTGCGCACCGCCGTCGGTGTCTTCGACCAGACCTCCTTCGGAAAGCTGCTGCTCGACGGCCCCGACGCCGAGACGGTGCTCGACCGCGTGTGTGCAGCCGACCTCTGCATCGAGCCCGGACGCGTCGTGTACACGGCCTGGCTCAACGAGCGCGGGGGCATGGAGTCGGACCTCACCGTGACGCGCCTGGACGAGCAGCGGTTCTGGATCGTGACCGGGGCCGCCCAGCGCGTGCGCGACGAAGCCTGGCTGCGCAGCCGGATCGCGCCGGGTGAGCGCGTCTCGCTGTCGGACATCACCTCGGCCTGGGCGGTGCTCGGCGTCATGGGACCGCGAGCGCGGGACCTGCTCCAGAGCCTCACCGACGCCGATCTCTCCAACGACGCGTTTCCCTTCGCCACGAGCCAAGAGATCGCCCTGGGCTACGCGCGGGTGCGCGCGCACCGCATCACCTACGTCGGCGAGCTGGGATTCGAGCTCTACATCCCCAGCGAGTTCGCGGTGGGCGTCCTCGACACGCTGACCGCCGCGGGCGCGGAGCACGGCCTCCAACTGGCGGGCTACCAGGCCCTCGACGCGCTTCGGATGGAGAAGGCCTATCGCCACTGGGGCCACGACGTCACGCCTGAGGACACACCGCTGGAAGCGGGGCTGGGCTTCGCGGTCGACTGGGAGAGCGGTCGCGACTTCATCGGTCGGGACGCCCTCTTTGCCCAGCGCGAACGCGGGGTTCGAAAGCGACTCGTCGGATTTCGCTTGAACGAATCCGGCGCCCTGCTCTTCCACGACGAACCGGTCTGGCGCGACGGGGAATGCGTGGGTCACATCACCTCGGGCGCCTTCGGACACCAATTGGGCGCGGCACTCGGGCTCGGCTACGTGCGCGCACCGGAGCCCGACGCCCCGGTACGGCCGGACTGGATCCGGGCGGGCACCTACGAGCTCGAAGTGGCGGGCCGGCGGATCTCGGCCGAGGCATCCCTGCGCCCCTGGTTCGACCCGACCGGGGCGCGGGTGCGCGCCTGA
- a CDS encoding alanine/glycine:cation symporter family protein, whose product MAIDEAIDQYFAPVAKAFSDVIFFSVRVGEADLPLIVLWLVAGAVFFTVYLRFINLRGFTHALRLVRGDYTDPDDPGEVSHFQALATAISGTVGVGNIAHVAVAISVGGPGAAFWMVVAGILGMASKFAECTLGVKYRQENPDGTISGGPMFFLDRGLTERGWPRLGRGLAIYYAACILIGTLGIGSMFQANQAYVQFQNAVGGHVSLFADRGWLFGIGLAVLVAVVIVGGIRSIARVAEKLVPMMALVYVGAGLFVILANVTEIPQALVWIVKGAFSPEGATGGMLGVLILGFRRAAFSNEAGIGSAAVAHSAVRTREPVTEGYVALLEPFIDTVIVCSITALVITLTVYDPATATGEMSGVELTSQAFATVLPWFPLPLAGVVMLFAYSTMIAWSYYGLEGWIYLFGPAPRTKAIYNAIFCASVVVGCTTSLTAILDFSDAMIFAMALANLLGLYLLAPVLRAELESYEARLASGEIRPFRNRGADD is encoded by the coding sequence TTGGCCATCGACGAAGCCATCGATCAGTACTTCGCCCCGGTCGCCAAGGCCTTCTCCGACGTGATCTTCTTCAGCGTTCGGGTGGGCGAAGCGGATCTCCCCCTGATCGTCCTGTGGCTGGTCGCAGGGGCCGTCTTCTTCACCGTCTACCTGCGCTTCATCAATCTGCGCGGGTTCACCCATGCCTTGCGTCTGGTGCGCGGCGACTACACGGACCCGGACGATCCGGGCGAAGTCAGCCACTTCCAGGCACTGGCCACCGCGATCTCGGGCACGGTCGGCGTCGGCAACATCGCCCACGTCGCGGTGGCGATCTCGGTGGGTGGCCCCGGCGCCGCGTTCTGGATGGTGGTCGCGGGCATCCTCGGCATGGCGTCGAAGTTCGCCGAGTGCACCCTCGGTGTGAAGTACCGCCAGGAGAACCCGGACGGCACGATCTCGGGCGGCCCGATGTTCTTCCTCGACCGCGGCCTGACGGAACGCGGCTGGCCGCGCTTGGGGCGCGGCCTCGCGATCTACTACGCGGCCTGCATCTTGATCGGCACCCTGGGCATCGGGAGCATGTTCCAGGCGAACCAGGCCTACGTGCAGTTCCAGAACGCCGTGGGTGGCCATGTCTCCCTCTTCGCCGATCGGGGCTGGCTCTTCGGGATCGGCCTCGCCGTCCTGGTGGCGGTCGTGATCGTCGGCGGCATTCGGAGCATCGCCCGGGTCGCCGAGAAGCTCGTGCCCATGATGGCTCTCGTGTACGTGGGCGCGGGACTGTTCGTGATCCTCGCCAACGTGACCGAGATCCCCCAGGCCCTCGTCTGGATCGTGAAAGGCGCCTTCTCTCCCGAGGGCGCGACCGGTGGCATGCTCGGCGTGCTGATCCTGGGCTTCCGCCGGGCCGCGTTCTCGAACGAAGCCGGCATCGGCTCGGCGGCCGTGGCCCACTCCGCCGTGCGCACCCGCGAACCCGTGACCGAGGGATACGTCGCGCTCCTCGAACCCTTCATCGACACCGTGATCGTCTGCTCGATCACCGCACTCGTGATCACGCTGACCGTCTACGACCCCGCCACTGCCACCGGCGAGATGAGCGGCGTCGAGCTGACCTCCCAGGCCTTCGCGACGGTGCTGCCCTGGTTCCCGCTGCCCCTCGCCGGTGTCGTGATGCTGTTCGCGTATTCGACCATGATTGCGTGGTCCTACTACGGACTCGAGGGATGGATCTACCTCTTCGGCCCGGCGCCGCGGACCAAGGCCATCTACAACGCGATCTTCTGCGCGAGCGTGGTCGTCGGTTGCACCACGAGCCTCACCGCCATCCTCGACTTCTCGGATGCGATGATCTTCGCGATGGCCCTCGCCAACCTGCTCGGCCTCTACCTGCTCGCGCCGGTCCTGCGCGCGGAGCTCGAGAGCTACGAAGCGCGGCTCGCGTCCGGGGAGATCCGCCCCTTCCGCAACCGCGGAGCCGATGACTGA
- a CDS encoding AMP-binding protein encodes MGAEALHRPITHTELVLNALSRWRDREAFRQDGESVRYAEAADQVRRFAAVFRDCGLGRGEGIGVLSPNRAEVWMSQFGANLAGGRYTALHPMGSFEDHAYACNEAELRILCVDPAYAERAGELLARCAPVETVLTYGPSDVGTDLLTAASKIGAGPLEPGPNTPDDIAWLLYTGGTTGVPKAAQLPERAVAQMALAVSAGWDLPRSRRYLACAPITHAAGMLITPTLMSGGTVVLQRGFDPEAWMEAVRRERITLSLLVPTMIYVLLDHPGLDAADFSSLETIMYGASPMSPARLVEGIERLGPVFAQLYGQTECGGIATSLWRDHHDTKDLARLASCGIPMPNVRVAVLDEAGQAVPDGEAGEICVQGPCVMTGYYRQPELTADTIVDGWLHTGDMAVQDDAGFLTIVDRKKDMIVSGGFNVFPREIEDVLTSHESVSSVAVIGVPDDKWGEAVKAVVVPRPGAEIDADVLITLVKEKKGPVYAPKTIDVVDQLPLTAVGKADKKVLRAQYWGDARRGVH; translated from the coding sequence ATGGGAGCGGAAGCACTGCACCGTCCCATCACCCACACCGAACTCGTCTTGAACGCGCTCTCGAGATGGCGCGACCGAGAGGCCTTCCGCCAGGACGGCGAGAGCGTGCGCTACGCCGAAGCGGCGGATCAGGTGCGTCGCTTCGCGGCGGTGTTCCGCGACTGCGGACTCGGACGCGGCGAGGGGATCGGCGTGCTGTCGCCGAATCGCGCCGAAGTCTGGATGAGTCAGTTCGGCGCGAACCTCGCGGGGGGGCGCTATACCGCGCTTCACCCGATGGGCAGCTTCGAAGACCACGCCTACGCGTGCAACGAAGCCGAGCTTCGCATCCTCTGCGTCGATCCGGCGTACGCCGAGCGCGCCGGGGAATTGCTGGCGCGGTGCGCGCCGGTCGAGACGGTCCTCACCTACGGGCCCTCCGACGTGGGCACGGATCTCCTGACCGCGGCTTCGAAGATCGGCGCGGGTCCGCTCGAGCCCGGGCCCAACACCCCGGATGACATTGCCTGGCTCCTCTATACCGGCGGGACGACCGGGGTTCCGAAGGCGGCGCAGCTTCCCGAGCGCGCCGTGGCCCAGATGGCCCTCGCCGTCTCCGCGGGGTGGGATCTGCCGCGGAGTCGGCGGTATCTGGCGTGTGCACCGATCACACACGCCGCGGGGATGCTCATCACCCCGACGCTCATGAGTGGTGGCACCGTGGTGTTGCAGCGCGGCTTCGATCCCGAAGCGTGGATGGAGGCAGTGCGACGCGAACGCATCACCCTCTCGCTGCTCGTGCCGACGATGATCTACGTGCTCCTCGACCACCCGGGACTGGATGCGGCCGACTTCTCGAGCCTCGAAACGATCATGTACGGGGCCTCGCCGATGTCGCCAGCGCGCCTCGTCGAGGGCATCGAGCGTCTGGGGCCGGTCTTCGCCCAGCTCTACGGTCAGACCGAGTGTGGGGGCATCGCCACCAGTCTCTGGCGCGACCACCACGACACGAAGGATCTGGCGCGGCTGGCCTCGTGCGGAATCCCCATGCCGAACGTGCGCGTGGCCGTGCTCGACGAAGCGGGCCAGGCGGTCCCCGACGGCGAGGCCGGCGAGATCTGCGTCCAGGGGCCCTGCGTCATGACAGGCTATTACCGTCAGCCCGAGCTCACCGCCGACACGATCGTCGACGGTTGGCTGCACACCGGGGACATGGCCGTGCAGGATGACGCCGGGTTCCTGACGATCGTCGACCGCAAGAAGGACATGATCGTGTCCGGCGGCTTCAACGTATTTCCGCGGGAGATCGAGGACGTGCTCACCAGCCACGAGAGCGTCTCGTCGGTGGCGGTGATCGGGGTACCCGACGACAAGTGGGGCGAGGCCGTCAAGGCGGTGGTGGTGCCCCGGCCGGGGGCCGAGATCGACGCCGACGTGCTGATCACGCTCGTGAAGGAGAAGAAAGGGCCCGTCTACGCGCCGAAGACCATCGACGTCGTGGATCAGCTGCCCTTGACCGCGGTCGGCAAGGCCGACAAGAAGGTCCTGCGTGCCCAGTACTGGGGCGATGCCCGCCGGGGTGTGCACTAG
- a CDS encoding MFS transporter, with the protein MSAPESPQAEASPSPPIRPAYANYVLGILFVAYVFNFVDRQIISIVLEPIKEELGVSDTAMGFLTGPTFAIFYATLGIPIARWADHSVRRNIIAIGIAVWSAFTALSGLVQNFLQMSLARIGVGVGEAALSPPAHSLLADYFPQERRATALGIYSMGIHIGILFGVIAGGWLEEFWGWRNAFILVGLPGLLVALLVRFTVREPPRGAQEVAPQPTEAPPSVGEVVRFLFSKRSFRHLSLGTGLTAFAGYSFVSWAPTFFRRVHYWDGELSTKYGIALGVSGAIGSVLAGYLADRLGQRDLRWWMWVPAFACAGPLPFTLFFFFHGDIDVALAVSSLGLLIAAMYQGPVFSTVQTLAPVQMRAVASGVLLFVINIIGLGLGPQAVGVLNDFVFTDVGPTAIRYSMAWVAAVMGIWSCVHFIIAARFLRDDLASARS; encoded by the coding sequence GTGAGCGCTCCTGAATCTCCGCAGGCGGAGGCATCGCCTTCTCCGCCGATCCGGCCGGCGTACGCGAATTACGTCCTCGGCATCCTGTTCGTGGCGTACGTGTTCAACTTCGTCGACCGGCAGATCATCTCGATCGTGCTGGAGCCGATCAAGGAAGAGCTCGGCGTCAGCGACACCGCGATGGGGTTCTTGACGGGCCCGACCTTCGCGATCTTCTACGCGACGCTGGGGATCCCGATCGCGCGCTGGGCCGATCATTCGGTCCGCCGCAACATCATCGCGATCGGGATCGCCGTCTGGAGCGCGTTCACGGCGCTCTCCGGACTCGTGCAGAACTTCCTGCAGATGTCCCTCGCGCGGATCGGCGTCGGCGTTGGCGAGGCGGCGCTTTCCCCGCCCGCCCATTCCCTGCTCGCCGACTACTTTCCCCAGGAGCGGCGCGCGACCGCCCTCGGCATCTATTCGATGGGCATCCACATCGGGATCCTGTTCGGCGTCATCGCCGGAGGCTGGCTCGAGGAGTTCTGGGGCTGGCGGAACGCCTTCATCCTGGTGGGATTGCCCGGGCTCCTGGTCGCCTTGCTCGTGCGCTTCACGGTGCGCGAGCCCCCGCGCGGCGCCCAGGAAGTCGCGCCCCAGCCGACCGAAGCACCTCCGTCGGTCGGCGAGGTGGTCCGGTTCCTGTTCTCGAAGCGGTCGTTTCGGCATCTCTCCCTCGGCACCGGTCTCACCGCCTTCGCGGGCTATTCCTTCGTGAGCTGGGCGCCGACCTTCTTTCGCCGGGTCCACTACTGGGACGGCGAACTCAGCACCAAGTACGGCATCGCGCTGGGCGTCTCGGGTGCGATCGGCTCGGTGCTCGCCGGCTATCTCGCCGATCGCCTCGGTCAGCGAGACCTGCGCTGGTGGATGTGGGTGCCGGCCTTCGCGTGTGCGGGGCCACTCCCGTTCACGCTCTTTTTCTTCTTCCATGGCGACATCGACGTCGCCCTGGCGGTCTCGTCGCTCGGCCTCTTGATTGCGGCCATGTATCAGGGGCCGGTCTTCTCCACCGTGCAGACACTCGCGCCCGTGCAGATGCGGGCGGTGGCGTCGGGCGTGCTCCTGTTCGTGATCAACATCATCGGGCTGGGGCTCGGGCCCCAGGCCGTCGGCGTCCTGAACGATTTCGTGTTTACCGACGTCGGTCCCACGGCCATCCGCTATTCGATGGCCTGGGTGGCGGCGGTGATGGGGATCTGGTCGTGCGTCCACTTCATCATCGCCGCGCGCTTCTTGCGCGATGATCTCGCGAGCGCCCGCTCCTGA